The sequence GGGTGGCACTCATCCTCGGGGGCCCGCCTTCTTCACATCGGAAAGCAGTCGCGTGTACAGGCCGTCCAGCACCTCTGCCTGGGCCTCCCAGGTCCAGGTGTCCAGCATCCCCGGCCTGTCGTAGGCCGCGGTGTAGCGGTCCGGGTCGGCGAGGACCTGCTTGATCGCGCGGGCCAGGTCCGGGACGTCCTCGGCGACGCAGACCTCGCCCTGCCCGGTGGTGCGGACGACCTCGGACATGGTCTTCACATCGCTGACCACCAGGGGCAGCCGGGCGTGCGAGTACTCGAAGAACTTGGTGATCAGGGCAATCTCGTGGTTCGGCCAGTGGTGGATCGGGATGCAGCCCACGTTCGCGGCCGACAGGAAGCGGACCACCTGCCAGTGCGGGACGTAGGGCACGACGTGCAGCCGGTCGCCCGCGCCGAGTTCCTCGGCCCTCGCCTGAAGCCCCTTGATGTACGCGGCCGCGGGCCGGGGGACGACCAGCGCCATGTGCACCCCGTCCAGCGCGGGCAGCGCCTCGACCATGTCGCCCAGACCGCGCTGCGGGCCGGGCGATCCGCTGTAGACGGCCAGCGGGACATCGGGGCCGATGCCGCACAGCTCACGGAGGTCGGGAACGGGATCGTTCTCCTCGCCCTCGCGCACCTCGACGGGGCGGTCCGGTGCGTTGAGGACGACGGTGGGCCGCTCCGTGAGCCCGTGCCGCTCGCGCAGGAGGTCACCGAGCCCTTCGGAGACCGTGACGACGGCGTCGGCGAAGGGGGCGTACTCGCTCTCGTGTGCCGTGTTGCCCGGGATCCAGTGGGCGTTGTCCTCCCAGGGGCGCACGCCGGGCAGGAACTCGTGGGCGTCCCACACCAGCTTGACCTGGCGTCCCTTGGCCCTCGCTCGTATCGCGGCGCGGGCGCCCACGCCGAGCATGCGGAAGTCGTTGGCGTGGATGAGGTCGGGCTTGAGGGCGTCGATCTCCTTGCCGTACGTCAGCTCGTAGTCCCACAGGACGGGTTCGAGTCGGCGCCAGGCCCGCTTGCCCTTGGCCGCCTTCCAGAACGCGGTGAACGCACGGTCCAGCGGGCCGTGCAGCGCACGCCCGGCGCGCTGGGCCTCGGCCGTCTGGTTCGAGCGGAAGGCGACCCATCGCTGCACGATCCGGGAGACCGGTCCGGCGACGACCAGACGGGCCTTCTCGGACTTGCGGAACAGCGGGGAGCCCACAGCCTGCGGGGCGACCTTGAGTGCCGCACGCCGGGTCATGACGTCCGCGCGCCACGCCTTCACCCACTGCCGCCGGTAGGCCCCGAGGGGGCCCGGCGGGTACGCCAGCGGCCGGCGCAACGGGGAGCGGTGCCGCTCGGCGTGCCGCTTGGCCAGGGGGGTCTTCAGCGGCAGCAGCCGCACCTGCGCGTCGC is a genomic window of Streptomyces sp. SID8374 containing:
- a CDS encoding glycosyltransferase family 4 protein codes for the protein MEAQDMSDGGSRRGRVVMLVDNKVDGDSRVQKAAESMAAAGWDVTLLGLVRSGNGRSWKLGDAQVRLLPLKTPLAKRHAERHRSPLRRPLAYPPGPLGAYRRQWVKAWRADVMTRRAALKVAPQAVGSPLFRKSEKARLVVAGPVSRIVQRWVAFRSNQTAEAQRAGRALHGPLDRAFTAFWKAAKGKRAWRRLEPVLWDYELTYGKEIDALKPDLIHANDFRMLGVGARAAIRARAKGRQVKLVWDAHEFLPGVRPWEDNAHWIPGNTAHESEYAPFADAVVTVSEGLGDLLRERHGLTERPTVVLNAPDRPVEVREGEENDPVPDLRELCGIGPDVPLAVYSGSPGPQRGLGDMVEALPALDGVHMALVVPRPAAAYIKGLQARAEELGAGDRLHVVPYVPHWQVVRFLSAANVGCIPIHHWPNHEIALITKFFEYSHARLPLVVSDVKTMSEVVRTTGQGEVCVAEDVPDLARAIKQVLADPDRYTAAYDRPGMLDTWTWEAQAEVLDGLYTRLLSDVKKAGPRG